A single region of the Brachypodium distachyon strain Bd21 chromosome 3, Brachypodium_distachyon_v3.0, whole genome shotgun sequence genome encodes:
- the LOC100838807 gene encoding uncharacterized protein LOC100838807 isoform X2, translating into MDRPQRKNPSSGPLKPPRPPRGTAFQPPPASRPRPDPSSPDGRPIKKVRFESKAGSHREYARQDSNTSRAEKTKAQDAGSDAKTTEFKFFKKLWEQSGCRSRSFRQPHQNIVPDIYKQKEGNRIESHNVTSHKKFPVHKVTLCSVEAPATPANNKISDEQVKVQASHSEYDNHDTPQLKPCDSLPTVQVFTPMIKTPFELAGISRNTDIEHGSGRMFSDKRRILLKLAAKTVSMESCELFQRRSEFFADILQRLGADNIIRKQKDPMRKRNMVCRNTPAHQDLPSFLDWRNGLPCGDNEAHDCMPVRSAHTIDLASFDMKRQTVHNQVSNWLLEDVQPHSRVKPISANELGCIIRTGSYDHHGWDPMLSETFAESIPDRMFLPCQTVEQSLVPHEVSNTFWQPELCSSLERCTSRSVRLEGGDSVEAGLFDNSDAGLLSRFGQLHAKCTSSSFLGPKDGILDHNSFSDTYNFHVSDRNNILLDTNRSCLNSICSTSDYPSELRPKSFSDSAVRMSCFAETEEKYSSEAELFDF; encoded by the exons ATGGATCGCCCCCAGCGTAAGAACCCTAGCAGCGGCCCTCTTAAGCCACCACGACCACCACGAGGCACGGCCTTTCAGCccccgccggcgtcgaggCCTCGCCCAGATCCCTCCTCCCCAG ATGGAAGGCCAATAAAAAAGGTTCGGTTTGAGAGCAAAGCTGGTAGTCATCGTGAATATGCGAGACAGGATTCTAACACAAGCAGAGCTGAGAAAACTAAGGCCCAAG ATGCAGGTTCTGATGCGAAAACTACTGAATTCAAATTCTTCAAGAAATTGTGGGAGCAGTCAGGCTGTAGATCACGTTCCTTCAGACAGCCTCATCAAAATATTGTGCCAGACATATACAAGCAAAAAGAGGGCAATCGAATAG AATCACATAATGTGACATCGCACAAGAAGTTTCCTGTCCACAAGGTTACTCTGTGTTCCGTTGAGGCCCCTGCAACACCCGCGAATAACAAAATCTCTGATGAGCAAGTGAAAGTGCAAGCCTCGCATTCTG AATATGACAATCATGATACACCTCAGTTAAAACCATGTGATTCCCTGCCAACTGTTCAGGTTTTCACACCCATGATCAAGACACCATTTGAACTTGCAGGGATTTCAAGAAATACTG ACATAGAACATGGGAGTGGACGGATGTTTTCAGATAAGAGAAGGATATTATTAAAGCTAGCTGCAAAAACAGTGTCAATGGAAAGTTGTGAGTTGTTCCAAAGAAG ATCAGAATTTTTTGCTGACATCCTGCAAAGATTAGGCGCCGACAACATAATAAGAAAG CAGAAAGACCCCATGAGAAAGAGGAACATGGTTTGCAGAAATACTCCTGCCCATCAGGATCTTCCAAGTTTTCTTGATTGGAGAAATGGCTTACCTTGTGGGGATAATGAAGCACATGACTGCATGCCAGTACGATCAGCACATACTATAGATCTCGCAAGTTTTGATATGAAAAGACAAACTGTTCACAACCAAGTTTCCAACTGGTTGCTAGAAGATGTCCAACCACACAGCAGAGTCAAACCAATTTCAGCTAATGAGTTGGGCTGTATTATTCGAACTGGGTCATATGATCATCATGGATGGGATCCTATGTTATCAGAAACATTCGCAGAATCAATTCCAGATAGAATGTTCTTACCCTGTCAGACTGTGGAGCAGTCTTTGGTACCACATGAGGTATCTAATACTTTCTGGCAACCTGAGCTTTGCAGCTCTCTAGAGCGTTGTACTTCTAGGTCAGTTCGATTGGAGGGGGGAGACTCAGTTGAGGCAGGATTGTTTGATAATTCTGACGCTGGACTTCTATCTAGGTTTGGCCAGTTACATGCAAAATGCACTTCTTCAAGCTTTTTGGGCCCCAAAGATGGAATTCTTGATCACAATAGTTTTAGTGACACTTACAACTTCCATGTAAGTGATAGAAACAACATTCTGTTGGATACAAACAGGAGTTGCCTGAATTCTATATGTTCAACTTCAGATTATCCTTCTGAGCTGCGCCCAAAGAGCTTTTCTGACTCTGCTGTCCGTATGTCCTGTTTTGCTGAAACGGAGGAGAAATATTCGTCAGAGGCAGAATTGTTTGATTTCTGA
- the LOC100838807 gene encoding uncharacterized protein LOC100838807 isoform X1, whose product MDRPQRKNPSSGPLKPPRPPRGTAFQPPPASRPRPDPSSPDGRPIKKVRFESKAGSHREYARQDSNTSRAEKTKAQDAGSDAKTTEFKFFKKLWEQSGCRSRSFRQPHQNIVPDIYKQKEGNRIESHNVTSHKKFPVHKVTLCSVEAPATPANNKISDEQVKVQASHSEYDNHDTPQLKPCDSLPTVQVFTPMIKTPFELAGISRNTDIEHGSGRMFSDKRRILLKLAAKTVSMESCELFQRRSEFFADILQRLGADNIIRKQQKDPMRKRNMVCRNTPAHQDLPSFLDWRNGLPCGDNEAHDCMPVRSAHTIDLASFDMKRQTVHNQVSNWLLEDVQPHSRVKPISANELGCIIRTGSYDHHGWDPMLSETFAESIPDRMFLPCQTVEQSLVPHEVSNTFWQPELCSSLERCTSRSVRLEGGDSVEAGLFDNSDAGLLSRFGQLHAKCTSSSFLGPKDGILDHNSFSDTYNFHVSDRNNILLDTNRSCLNSICSTSDYPSELRPKSFSDSAVRMSCFAETEEKYSSEAELFDF is encoded by the exons ATGGATCGCCCCCAGCGTAAGAACCCTAGCAGCGGCCCTCTTAAGCCACCACGACCACCACGAGGCACGGCCTTTCAGCccccgccggcgtcgaggCCTCGCCCAGATCCCTCCTCCCCAG ATGGAAGGCCAATAAAAAAGGTTCGGTTTGAGAGCAAAGCTGGTAGTCATCGTGAATATGCGAGACAGGATTCTAACACAAGCAGAGCTGAGAAAACTAAGGCCCAAG ATGCAGGTTCTGATGCGAAAACTACTGAATTCAAATTCTTCAAGAAATTGTGGGAGCAGTCAGGCTGTAGATCACGTTCCTTCAGACAGCCTCATCAAAATATTGTGCCAGACATATACAAGCAAAAAGAGGGCAATCGAATAG AATCACATAATGTGACATCGCACAAGAAGTTTCCTGTCCACAAGGTTACTCTGTGTTCCGTTGAGGCCCCTGCAACACCCGCGAATAACAAAATCTCTGATGAGCAAGTGAAAGTGCAAGCCTCGCATTCTG AATATGACAATCATGATACACCTCAGTTAAAACCATGTGATTCCCTGCCAACTGTTCAGGTTTTCACACCCATGATCAAGACACCATTTGAACTTGCAGGGATTTCAAGAAATACTG ACATAGAACATGGGAGTGGACGGATGTTTTCAGATAAGAGAAGGATATTATTAAAGCTAGCTGCAAAAACAGTGTCAATGGAAAGTTGTGAGTTGTTCCAAAGAAG ATCAGAATTTTTTGCTGACATCCTGCAAAGATTAGGCGCCGACAACATAATAAGAAAG CAGCAGAAAGACCCCATGAGAAAGAGGAACATGGTTTGCAGAAATACTCCTGCCCATCAGGATCTTCCAAGTTTTCTTGATTGGAGAAATGGCTTACCTTGTGGGGATAATGAAGCACATGACTGCATGCCAGTACGATCAGCACATACTATAGATCTCGCAAGTTTTGATATGAAAAGACAAACTGTTCACAACCAAGTTTCCAACTGGTTGCTAGAAGATGTCCAACCACACAGCAGAGTCAAACCAATTTCAGCTAATGAGTTGGGCTGTATTATTCGAACTGGGTCATATGATCATCATGGATGGGATCCTATGTTATCAGAAACATTCGCAGAATCAATTCCAGATAGAATGTTCTTACCCTGTCAGACTGTGGAGCAGTCTTTGGTACCACATGAGGTATCTAATACTTTCTGGCAACCTGAGCTTTGCAGCTCTCTAGAGCGTTGTACTTCTAGGTCAGTTCGATTGGAGGGGGGAGACTCAGTTGAGGCAGGATTGTTTGATAATTCTGACGCTGGACTTCTATCTAGGTTTGGCCAGTTACATGCAAAATGCACTTCTTCAAGCTTTTTGGGCCCCAAAGATGGAATTCTTGATCACAATAGTTTTAGTGACACTTACAACTTCCATGTAAGTGATAGAAACAACATTCTGTTGGATACAAACAGGAGTTGCCTGAATTCTATATGTTCAACTTCAGATTATCCTTCTGAGCTGCGCCCAAAGAGCTTTTCTGACTCTGCTGTCCGTATGTCCTGTTTTGCTGAAACGGAGGAGAAATATTCGTCAGAGGCAGAATTGTTTGATTTCTGA
- the LOC100838807 gene encoding uncharacterized protein LOC100838807 isoform X4 — MADGRPIKKVRFESKAGSHREYARQDSNTSRAEKTKAQDAGSDAKTTEFKFFKKLWEQSGCRSRSFRQPHQNIVPDIYKQKEGNRIESHNVTSHKKFPVHKVTLCSVEAPATPANNKISDEQVKVQASHSEYDNHDTPQLKPCDSLPTVQVFTPMIKTPFELAGISRNTDIEHGSGRMFSDKRRILLKLAAKTVSMESCELFQRRSEFFADILQRLGADNIIRKQQKDPMRKRNMVCRNTPAHQDLPSFLDWRNGLPCGDNEAHDCMPVRSAHTIDLASFDMKRQTVHNQVSNWLLEDVQPHSRVKPISANELGCIIRTGSYDHHGWDPMLSETFAESIPDRMFLPCQTVEQSLVPHEVSNTFWQPELCSSLERCTSRSVRLEGGDSVEAGLFDNSDAGLLSRFGQLHAKCTSSSFLGPKDGILDHNSFSDTYNFHVSDRNNILLDTNRSCLNSICSTSDYPSELRPKSFSDSAVRMSCFAETEEKYSSEAELFDF, encoded by the exons ATGGCAGATGGAAGGCCAATAAAAAAGGTTCGGTTTGAGAGCAAAGCTGGTAGTCATCGTGAATATGCGAGACAGGATTCTAACACAAGCAGAGCTGAGAAAACTAAGGCCCAAG ATGCAGGTTCTGATGCGAAAACTACTGAATTCAAATTCTTCAAGAAATTGTGGGAGCAGTCAGGCTGTAGATCACGTTCCTTCAGACAGCCTCATCAAAATATTGTGCCAGACATATACAAGCAAAAAGAGGGCAATCGAATAG AATCACATAATGTGACATCGCACAAGAAGTTTCCTGTCCACAAGGTTACTCTGTGTTCCGTTGAGGCCCCTGCAACACCCGCGAATAACAAAATCTCTGATGAGCAAGTGAAAGTGCAAGCCTCGCATTCTG AATATGACAATCATGATACACCTCAGTTAAAACCATGTGATTCCCTGCCAACTGTTCAGGTTTTCACACCCATGATCAAGACACCATTTGAACTTGCAGGGATTTCAAGAAATACTG ACATAGAACATGGGAGTGGACGGATGTTTTCAGATAAGAGAAGGATATTATTAAAGCTAGCTGCAAAAACAGTGTCAATGGAAAGTTGTGAGTTGTTCCAAAGAAG ATCAGAATTTTTTGCTGACATCCTGCAAAGATTAGGCGCCGACAACATAATAAGAAAG CAGCAGAAAGACCCCATGAGAAAGAGGAACATGGTTTGCAGAAATACTCCTGCCCATCAGGATCTTCCAAGTTTTCTTGATTGGAGAAATGGCTTACCTTGTGGGGATAATGAAGCACATGACTGCATGCCAGTACGATCAGCACATACTATAGATCTCGCAAGTTTTGATATGAAAAGACAAACTGTTCACAACCAAGTTTCCAACTGGTTGCTAGAAGATGTCCAACCACACAGCAGAGTCAAACCAATTTCAGCTAATGAGTTGGGCTGTATTATTCGAACTGGGTCATATGATCATCATGGATGGGATCCTATGTTATCAGAAACATTCGCAGAATCAATTCCAGATAGAATGTTCTTACCCTGTCAGACTGTGGAGCAGTCTTTGGTACCACATGAGGTATCTAATACTTTCTGGCAACCTGAGCTTTGCAGCTCTCTAGAGCGTTGTACTTCTAGGTCAGTTCGATTGGAGGGGGGAGACTCAGTTGAGGCAGGATTGTTTGATAATTCTGACGCTGGACTTCTATCTAGGTTTGGCCAGTTACATGCAAAATGCACTTCTTCAAGCTTTTTGGGCCCCAAAGATGGAATTCTTGATCACAATAGTTTTAGTGACACTTACAACTTCCATGTAAGTGATAGAAACAACATTCTGTTGGATACAAACAGGAGTTGCCTGAATTCTATATGTTCAACTTCAGATTATCCTTCTGAGCTGCGCCCAAAGAGCTTTTCTGACTCTGCTGTCCGTATGTCCTGTTTTGCTGAAACGGAGGAGAAATATTCGTCAGAGGCAGAATTGTTTGATTTCTGA
- the LOC100838807 gene encoding uncharacterized protein LOC100838807 isoform X3, giving the protein MDRPQRKNPSSGPLKPPRPPRGTAFQPPPASRPRPDPSSPDGRPIKKVRFESKAGSHREYARQDSNTSRAEKTKAQDAGSDAKTTEFKFFKKLWEQSGCRSRSFRQPHQNIVPDIYKQKEGNRIESHNVTSHKKFPVHKVTLCSVEAPATPANNKISDEQVKVQASHSEYDNHDTPQLKPCDSLPTVQVFTPMIKTPFELAGISRNTDIEHGSGRMFSDKRRILLKLAAKTVSMESCELFQRRSEFFADILQRLGADNIIRKQQKDPMRKRNMVCRNTPAHQDLPSFLDWRNGLPCGDNEAHDCMPVRSAHTIDLASFDMKRQTVHNQVSNWLLEDVQPHSRVKPISANDHHGWDPMLSETFAESIPDRMFLPCQTVEQSLVPHEVSNTFWQPELCSSLERCTSRSVRLEGGDSVEAGLFDNSDAGLLSRFGQLHAKCTSSSFLGPKDGILDHNSFSDTYNFHVSDRNNILLDTNRSCLNSICSTSDYPSELRPKSFSDSAVRMSCFAETEEKYSSEAELFDF; this is encoded by the exons ATGGATCGCCCCCAGCGTAAGAACCCTAGCAGCGGCCCTCTTAAGCCACCACGACCACCACGAGGCACGGCCTTTCAGCccccgccggcgtcgaggCCTCGCCCAGATCCCTCCTCCCCAG ATGGAAGGCCAATAAAAAAGGTTCGGTTTGAGAGCAAAGCTGGTAGTCATCGTGAATATGCGAGACAGGATTCTAACACAAGCAGAGCTGAGAAAACTAAGGCCCAAG ATGCAGGTTCTGATGCGAAAACTACTGAATTCAAATTCTTCAAGAAATTGTGGGAGCAGTCAGGCTGTAGATCACGTTCCTTCAGACAGCCTCATCAAAATATTGTGCCAGACATATACAAGCAAAAAGAGGGCAATCGAATAG AATCACATAATGTGACATCGCACAAGAAGTTTCCTGTCCACAAGGTTACTCTGTGTTCCGTTGAGGCCCCTGCAACACCCGCGAATAACAAAATCTCTGATGAGCAAGTGAAAGTGCAAGCCTCGCATTCTG AATATGACAATCATGATACACCTCAGTTAAAACCATGTGATTCCCTGCCAACTGTTCAGGTTTTCACACCCATGATCAAGACACCATTTGAACTTGCAGGGATTTCAAGAAATACTG ACATAGAACATGGGAGTGGACGGATGTTTTCAGATAAGAGAAGGATATTATTAAAGCTAGCTGCAAAAACAGTGTCAATGGAAAGTTGTGAGTTGTTCCAAAGAAG ATCAGAATTTTTTGCTGACATCCTGCAAAGATTAGGCGCCGACAACATAATAAGAAAG CAGCAGAAAGACCCCATGAGAAAGAGGAACATGGTTTGCAGAAATACTCCTGCCCATCAGGATCTTCCAAGTTTTCTTGATTGGAGAAATGGCTTACCTTGTGGGGATAATGAAGCACATGACTGCATGCCAGTACGATCAGCACATACTATAGATCTCGCAAGTTTTGATATGAAAAGACAAACTGTTCACAACCAAGTTTCCAACTGGTTGCTAGAAGATGTCCAACCACACAGCAGAGTCAAACCAATTTCAGCTA ATGATCATCATGGATGGGATCCTATGTTATCAGAAACATTCGCAGAATCAATTCCAGATAGAATGTTCTTACCCTGTCAGACTGTGGAGCAGTCTTTGGTACCACATGAGGTATCTAATACTTTCTGGCAACCTGAGCTTTGCAGCTCTCTAGAGCGTTGTACTTCTAGGTCAGTTCGATTGGAGGGGGGAGACTCAGTTGAGGCAGGATTGTTTGATAATTCTGACGCTGGACTTCTATCTAGGTTTGGCCAGTTACATGCAAAATGCACTTCTTCAAGCTTTTTGGGCCCCAAAGATGGAATTCTTGATCACAATAGTTTTAGTGACACTTACAACTTCCATGTAAGTGATAGAAACAACATTCTGTTGGATACAAACAGGAGTTGCCTGAATTCTATATGTTCAACTTCAGATTATCCTTCTGAGCTGCGCCCAAAGAGCTTTTCTGACTCTGCTGTCCGTATGTCCTGTTTTGCTGAAACGGAGGAGAAATATTCGTCAGAGGCAGAATTGTTTGATTTCTGA
- the LOC100838807 gene encoding uncharacterized protein LOC100838807 isoform X5, which translates to MDRPQRKNPSSGPLKPPRPPRGTAFQPPPASRPRPDPSSPDGRPIKKVRFESKAGSHREYARQDSNTSRAEKTKAQDAGSDAKTTEFKFFKKLWEQSGCRSRSFRQPHQNIVPDIYKQKEGNRIESHNVTSHKKFPVHKVTLCSVEAPATPANNKISDEQVKVQASHSEYDNHDTPQLKPCDSLPTVQVFTPMIKTPFELAGISRNTDIEHGSGRMFSDKRRILLKLAAKTVSMESYQNFLLTSCKD; encoded by the exons ATGGATCGCCCCCAGCGTAAGAACCCTAGCAGCGGCCCTCTTAAGCCACCACGACCACCACGAGGCACGGCCTTTCAGCccccgccggcgtcgaggCCTCGCCCAGATCCCTCCTCCCCAG ATGGAAGGCCAATAAAAAAGGTTCGGTTTGAGAGCAAAGCTGGTAGTCATCGTGAATATGCGAGACAGGATTCTAACACAAGCAGAGCTGAGAAAACTAAGGCCCAAG ATGCAGGTTCTGATGCGAAAACTACTGAATTCAAATTCTTCAAGAAATTGTGGGAGCAGTCAGGCTGTAGATCACGTTCCTTCAGACAGCCTCATCAAAATATTGTGCCAGACATATACAAGCAAAAAGAGGGCAATCGAATAG AATCACATAATGTGACATCGCACAAGAAGTTTCCTGTCCACAAGGTTACTCTGTGTTCCGTTGAGGCCCCTGCAACACCCGCGAATAACAAAATCTCTGATGAGCAAGTGAAAGTGCAAGCCTCGCATTCTG AATATGACAATCATGATACACCTCAGTTAAAACCATGTGATTCCCTGCCAACTGTTCAGGTTTTCACACCCATGATCAAGACACCATTTGAACTTGCAGGGATTTCAAGAAATACTG ACATAGAACATGGGAGTGGACGGATGTTTTCAGATAAGAGAAGGATATTATTAAAGCTAGCTGCAAAAACAGTGTCAATGGAAAGTT ATCAGAATTTTTTGCTGACATCCTGCAAAGATTAG